One region of Methanomicrobiales archaeon genomic DNA includes:
- the cas5d gene encoding type I-D CRISPR-associated protein Cas5/Csc1: MKATANYEVYRVILVTHDFFYYVSKELKVGVPADLIGNTALHYAFNRHIDRIHRIASGNRPFYREDQSRFEIYSTPAGLITGSETHLGPEYSRWLSHSGEMKRFTYNSVNTVTQVTEDRKRVSLPTMGFYMKYVPLTAFECFLIGRRSANVIRLGKKLAPVRVYYQKLENLRIHDDGEFVPSHPVNATDLPEETRTLECTLEVIPPIPLFRTCRLRGRHLTGTAMGKEYTIALPEEGRYPCVFSDHASAHRC, from the coding sequence ATGAAGGCGACAGCGAATTACGAGGTCTATCGGGTAATCCTCGTCACCCATGACTTCTTCTATTACGTATCGAAAGAGCTGAAGGTCGGGGTGCCGGCCGATCTGATAGGCAACACGGCACTTCACTATGCCTTCAACCGTCATATCGATCGGATCCATCGGATTGCATCTGGCAATCGTCCGTTTTACCGGGAGGATCAGAGCCGGTTCGAGATCTATTCCACGCCGGCAGGGCTCATCACGGGTTCGGAGACCCACCTGGGGCCAGAATATTCGCGATGGCTCTCGCACTCCGGCGAGATGAAGCGATTCACGTACAATTCGGTGAACACCGTCACGCAGGTGACGGAGGACAGGAAACGGGTCTCCCTGCCGACGATGGGATTCTACATGAAATACGTCCCTCTCACGGCGTTCGAATGTTTCCTCATTGGCAGGAGAAGCGCAAACGTGATCCGGCTGGGGAAGAAACTGGCTCCTGTTCGCGTATACTACCAGAAGCTGGAGAATCTCCGAATCCATGATGACGGCGAATTCGTCCCTTCGCATCCGGTGAACGCGACCGATCTCCCGGAGGAAACCCGCACTCTCGAATGCACACTGGAGGTGATTCCCCCCATACCTCTCTTCCGCACATGCCGATTGAGGGGGAGGCATCTCACGGGGACTGCGATGGGAAAGGAGTACACCATCGCGCTTCCGGAGGAGGGGCGATATCCATGCGTTTTTAGCGATCATGCCTCTGCACATCGATGTTAA